GAGCGTAAAGAAACCGTACCGAGCGTCTCACACGTTCGAGGTAGCGATGGACATGGTGAGCACGAAAAAGCAGGCGGTCGATCGGATACCCGTGTTTATGGCCACCGTACAGTATGCGGCACAGCAGGAACAAATACTTCTTGGGTACGGTTCCGAGTGGCAGGTGCGCTTCGAACATGTTGCCATCGAAGAGAACGTCAAGATAAACGTGATCATCCGTGAGCCTTTGAAAATGTTGGAAGGCAAAGCGAAGGAAGGCGAACATAAATCAAAAACACCTACGATCGATGCAGCCAATGTGGAATATATGAACGCCGCTAATGCTAGTAGAAAGACCGTCAAGGAGGTAAAGGAACCATTACATTTCACTCTATTCATGGCCATTACACACGTTCTTCGTATACTTTTTAGGTGGAAATTCCCATGGAAGTGCGACTGGAAAACCTATCGACGCCCAAGACAAGCTCCAAGAATATGATTCATCTGCTGGTACAAGGACTGCACAGCAGGGATGCGACTCTTTTGCGAAATGTGTTTGCAGTGGACGATTCGGACATGGTTCAACAAACGCTTGGCCGATTGCCTCCCCAATATGTGAGCCCACTGTTGAACGAACTGTCCCACATGATGCAGATGAAAACGATGCAGTATGATGATCCATTCCCTTCGACGATTGATTCATTTTTAACGCGgtcctttttattttaattttccagcGTTAAAACAGCAGTGTGCTGGTTGAAACATTTAATCCACATACACGCGAGCCAGCTGATGGCGCTGGGTTCATCGAATCTGCTTGCTAACTTTAGCACTTGCCTCGGGATCATCGAGTACCGGGTGGAACACCTGAATTCGCTTTCGAGGTACGTACACTAATAGTAAGACAATCGAAAGCTGGAACACAACGAATCATGTATCTGTTACGCTTCTCACAGACTACGAGGACGGTTAGAGTTGCTGATCGATCAGATTGATCGAAGCAAAAACCGGGCGGCAAATCTGGACGACAGATCCAACATGAATGTGCTAGTGTATCAGGAGGGTGACGATTCGGACGTGGACTCGATGCTAGAGAAGGATGATGCCGATCTGCCGGATTCGTCAAACGAGGAGATGTACGACGAAGATGACAATGAGGAGGACGACGTTG
This region of Anopheles marshallii chromosome 2, idAnoMarsDA_429_01, whole genome shotgun sequence genomic DNA includes:
- the LOC128708170 gene encoding WD repeat-containing protein 43 gives rise to the protein MFSVTREFSPCGKYCGYISQQGKFVVHDVETSTLHQVYTPNMHLNVPCTSFAWVQIGDAETKVKKKSKKARASLVENGTSVQLLVAFGTSKGGIAFYNLATATIERTCKGDGHTAPITAIYFNARHNPDALYTAGADGNVIEWSISKCSQQRVYHIGVEKLTCVLAHSGTIVTGAKQLKLWSIENDALERTLFGHTSNTQLLQLVAPDADNIYILSGSVNDRNLSLWSLSDEKNNTPVAAFALDDVPEYISPKMVYGKLHLIAVSRTGIAHYFVRDMGKLSVKKPYRASHTFEVAMDMVSTKKQAVDRIPVFMATVQYAAQQEQILLGYGSEWQVRFEHVAIEENVKINVIIREPLKMLEGKAKEGEHKSKTPTIDAANVEYMNAANASRKTVKEVEIPMEVRLENLSTPKTSSKNMIHLLVQGLHSRDATLLRNVFAVDDSDMVQQTLGRLPPQYVSPLLNELSHMMQMKTMHVKTAVCWLKHLIHIHASQLMALGSSNLLANFSTCLGIIEYRVEHLNSLSRLRGRLELLIDQIDRSKNRAANLDDRSNMNVLVYQEGDDSDVDSMLEKDDADLPDSSNEEMYDEDDNEEDDVEPGYANGTDSGAEQHRRNGYSRKDSDEESMEVSD